From Eretmochelys imbricata isolate rEreImb1 chromosome 26, rEreImb1.hap1, whole genome shotgun sequence, the proteins below share one genomic window:
- the RAB11FIP1 gene encoding rab11 family-interacting protein 1 isoform X2: MAHKRTASADNKQLNEITSSNTKKDGLSLFSGLKSKNDPTPRSNVCINGNHVYQKESETKKETMPKDNTPSSSPQTFRKNQPSESEENLSSKSSKEHEKTGRVSPSRGLSGSPSLESFKSMTLPSYKLLSGGDLLGNSASLSLETAKEETKEDKKQENKKSLLSLVTGRKEVVKNNDVENMSDMTLKEREAKLLEEKKNEKDVKPVEIPKDYNQESTPKNSNTADVPRNKKSHNPFDESLMDEQKPEKSAASARTIQTKAVKPRLGVSSEDETEATLPTSVPDSFPVFLSAHHSSNDNNPFTSKVGQKFKARNSGSPLPPSLISGQCSNDNNPFISDWGQESKAQDSESFISPLLYFPHPPATLGHISSHLLSTPHSIDNNPFVSKLGQESKVQDLKSFTNPPSFSLPSAVSSKSSCSFVINFADSEHPAFVSPEESQNESLTNDTNTVSNSLGSLSESPPLPVYERVGQTPKKQCDAKEVQIVSPHNKNNRGFKKSVTFHLDELENTDSSRNHAEALDKEPRERWHPDQREEMFTTDPTVIEKRQGFASVLGMECYPSSKLCDESRNSVQNNESTVQGDVETSSTSAETWMKDSKELTSLSKSNHSLSPGNAVVQPSSAESKLNEEQELCSGKKIKHSLKMEEFGLTLESKVTHAIKSDSSVQVELPKPTPGVHTLLPKDLNKSEDVTELSPLFAKPKPIRRNAVKLNKRAPVSLTGRLKDEELLTSSDSTMSESEFVFHRENPMNPHENPACDSLLKTATLSTTHHLDRDDSNNGHLKHKIYGHDDSLFDSGTDLKSAIPITGDQSQTNVGLPVIPEVGSDDELLENYQKNNEMTAIYRSFPNTENQCVDSLSVTEEEKLSSDMSSTDRASILLQKGEGGPSKSSKLNSVVDIHSASSKTSESGLDMLSYPSEHGCVVEEQEPKESSSIKESRKSDFFEPSEKSVSFTSLSSSSQLSPSSSSLQSGTCNSSRAESVKKPPAESFNHKVENAGKKKVLQAWVSPSETLPNQTQQSGGSVSVKHRPHPVKPMNTTANKSQTKNLTTTTKMDENWTESNRKKYDPSDPAYAYAQLTHDELIQLVLRQKDTITKRDLQVRELENYIDNLLVRVMEETPNILRAPSPKNMAGRM; the protein is encoded by the exons ATGGCTCATAAGAGAACAGCAAGTGCAGACAATAAGCAACTAAACGAGATAACCTCCAGCAACACCAAGAAAGACGGGCTCTCCTTATTCAGTGGCCTTAAATCCAAAAATGATCCCACACCCCGATCCAATGTGTGTATCAATGGTAATCATGTTTATCAGAAGGAAAGTGAAACAAAAAAGGAAACCATGCCAAAGGACAAcactccttcctcttcccctcagACATTCAGGAAAAACCAGCCCTCTGAATCAGAAGAAAACTTGTCTTCCAAATCCAGTAAGGAACATGAAAAGACAGGAAGAGTGTCTCCTAGCAGAGGTTTATCTGGGTCTCCCTCACTGGAGTCCTTTAAGTCTATGACCCTACCATCATACAAACTGCTTAGCGGTGGAGATTTACTGGGAAATAGTGCTTCACTGAGTTTAGAAACTGCAAAAGAAGAAACTAAAGAGGACAAAAAACAAGAGAACAAGAAGTCTTTATTGTCTCTAGTCACAGGAAGAAAGGAAGTAGTGAAAAACAATGATGTAGAAAACATGTCTGACATGACTTTGAAGGAGAGAGAAGCCAAACTTCTtgaagaaaagaagaatgaaaaagacGTAAAACCTGTTGAAATCCCTAAGGACTACAATCAAGAAAGTACTCCGAAAAACAGCAACACAGCAGATGTCCCCAGAAACAAGAAATCACATAACCCCTTTGATGAATCGCTTATGGATGAACAGAAACCAGAAAAGTCTGCAGCCTCTGCAAGGACAATCCAAACCAAAGCTGTCAAACCCAG ACTGGGAGTGTCTTCAGAGGATGAAACCGAAGCCACGCTTCCTACTTCTGTGCCTGATTCCTTTCCTGTTTTCCTTTCTGCACATCATTCTAGTAATGACAATAACCCTTTCACTTCTAAAGTGGGACAAAAATTTAAAGCACGAAACTCTGGTAGCCCTCTTCCTCCATCTCTCATTTCTGGACAATGTTCTAATGACAATAATCCTTTCATTTCTGACTGGGGACAGGAATCCAAAGCACAAGACTCTGAAAGCTTCATTAGTCCTCTCTTGTATTTCCCCCATCCTCCTGCAACTCTGGGGCATATTTCTTCTCATCTCCTTTCTACTCCTCATTCTATTGACAATAACCCTTTTGTGTCTAAACTGGGACAGGAATCAAAAGTGCAAGACCTCAAAAGCTTTACTAATCCTCCctctttctcccttccttctGCTGTTTCTAGCAAAAGCAGTTGTTCCTTTGTAATAAACTTCGCTGATTCGGAGCATCCTGCTTTTGTTTCTCCAGAGGAGTCTCAAAATGAAAGTTTGACTAATGATACAAATACTGTATCAAATTCTCTGGGGTCACTGTCTGAGTCTCCTCCTCTACCTGTGTATGAAAGAGTTGGGCAGACGCCAAAGAAACAATGTGATGCCAAAGAGGTACAGATAGTATCACCGCATAACAAAAATAACAGAGGCTTTAAGAAATCGGTGACCTTTCATCTTGATGAGTTGGAAAATACTGATTCCAGCAGAAATCATGCTGAGGCTTTAGACAAAGAGCCACGTGAGAGATGGCATCCTGATCAACGTGAAGAAATGTTCACCACTGATCCAACTGTAATAGAAAAGAGACAAGGGTTTGCCTCTGTGCTGGGTATGGAGTGCTACCCTTCATCTAAACTCTGTGATGAAAGTAGGAATTCTGTTCAGAACAATGAGAGCACTGTTCAGGGTGATGTTGAAACTAGCAGTACAAGTGCTGAAACCTGGATGAAAGATAGCAAAGAACTAACTTCACTCTCCAAGTCTAATCATAGCCTTTCACCTGGGAATGCTGTGGTACAGCCATCTTCTGCTGAAAGCAAATTAAACGAGGAGCAAGAACTATGTAGTGGAAAGAAAATTAAGCATTCACTCAAAATGGAAGAATTTGGGCTCACATTAGAGTCCAAGGTAACTCATGCCATCAAAAGTGACTCTTCAGTTCAAGTAGAGCTGCCAAAACCCACCCCAGGAGTTCACACATTGCTCCCTAAGGACCTTAACAAGTCAGAGGATGTTACTGAACTCAGTCCTCTATTTGCAAAGCCAAAGCCTATCCGAAGAAATGCTGTAAAACTAAATAAGCGTGCACCTGTTTCTCTGACTGGTAGACTGAAAGATGAAGAGCTGCTTACTTCATCTGACAGCACAATGTCTGAGTCTGAATTTGTGTTTCATAGAGAGAATCCCATGAACCCACATGAAAACCCAGCATGTGACAGCTTATTAAAAACAGCCACTCTGTCAACTACACATCATCTTGATAGAGATGATAGCAATAATGGACACCTAAAACACAAAATTTATGGTCATGATGATTCATTATTTGACTCTGGAACAGACCTTAAGTCTGCCATTCCAATTACTGGAGATCAGAGTCAAACAAATGTTGGCCTTCCAGTTATTCCAGAAGTAGGATCAGATGATGAGCTTCTAGAGAACTATCAAAAGAACAATGAAATGACTGCAATTTATAGAAGTTTTCCAAATACTGAAAATCAGTGTGTAGATTCATTGTCTGTCACTGAGGAAGAAAAGCTCAGTTCAGATATGAGCTCTACTGATAGAGCAAGTATATTGCTTCAGAAGGGAGAAGGTGGCCCTTCTAAATCATCCAAACTAAATTCAGTAGTAGACATTCATAGTGCAAGCAGCAAGACTAGTGAGTCAGGTTTAGATATGCTGTCTTATCCCAGTGAGCATGGATGTGTTGTTGAGGAACAGGAACCAAAAGAATCTAGCAGTATTAAGGAAAGTAGGAAGAGTGATTTTTTTGAGCCCTCTGAAAAGTCTGTTTCTTTTACCTCCCTCTCCAGTTCTTCCCAACTCTCCCCTTCCTCTAGTTCCCTCCAATCTGGCACTTGCAACAGTAGTAGAGCAGAATCAGTGAAAAAGCCACCAGCAGAGAGCTTCAATCATAAAGTCGAAAATGCTGGCAAGAAGAAGGTGCTTCAGGCATGGGTTTCACCCTCTGAGACACTTCCCAATCAAACACAGCAGAGTGGTGGAAGTGTGTCTGTTAAGCACAG ACCTCATCCTGTGAAGCCAATGAACACCACAGCAAATAAGTCGCAGACTAAAAATTTGACCACAACCACAAAAATGGATGAAAACTGGACTGAGAGCAATAGAAAG AAATATGATCCTTCGGACCCTGCCTATGCTTATGCTCAGTTAACACATGATGAGCTGATCCAGCTGGTGTTGAGACAGAAGGATACCATTACAAAGAGAGATCTCCAGGTGCGGGAGCTAGAAAACTACATTGATAACTTGCTTGTCAGAGTCATGGAAGAAACTCCCAACATTCTTCGGGCTCCATCTCCAAAAAATATGGCTGGAAGGATGTAA